A genomic stretch from Dissulfurispira thermophila includes:
- a CDS encoding LemA family protein: MSNGLKITLAVVGVIVLVGIIIVAWGIGQYNKVIAMDEQVKSQWAQVENQLKRRYDLIPNLVETVKGYAKHEKEIFENIAEARTRYFQAKTPAEKIDASNQLEGVLSRLLVLREAYPQLKANENFLKLQDSLEGTENRISVERKRYNEAVQALNTYRRTVFGRIFSAIAGVGEAAYYEIPAAEKEAPKVKF, encoded by the coding sequence ATGAGTAATGGATTAAAGATTACATTGGCAGTTGTTGGGGTAATTGTATTAGTCGGTATTATTATTGTTGCATGGGGCATAGGGCAATACAATAAGGTTATAGCAATGGATGAGCAGGTAAAATCTCAGTGGGCTCAGGTCGAGAATCAGTTAAAGAGGAGATACGATTTGATTCCAAATCTGGTAGAGACGGTAAAGGGATATGCAAAGCACGAAAAGGAGATTTTTGAAAATATTGCAGAGGCAAGAACAAGGTATTTTCAAGCAAAGACACCTGCTGAAAAAATAGATGCCTCAAATCAGCTCGAAGGCGTTCTTTCGAGGCTTCTTGTGCTCAGAGAAGCATATCCGCAGTTAAAGGCAAATGAAAATTTTCTCAAGCTTCAGGACAGTCTTGAAGGCACAGAAAACAGGATTTCTGTTGAAAGAAAGAGATATAATGAGGCTGTACAGGCATTAAATACATATAGGAGGACAGTCTTTGGCAGAATCTTTTCTGCTATAGCAGGTGTAGGAGAGGCAGCGTATTATGAAATTCCTGCTGCTGAGAAGGAAGCGCCGAAGGTGAAATTTTAA
- a CDS encoding DUF134 domain-containing protein: MPRYKKPRKCNCPYEGQRGMIYKPIGIPMTELQHITIYRDELEAMRLCDLLDMTQETAGNKMGISRGTVQRLLSSARKKIIKAVAERKALCIEKEENTKPT, translated from the coding sequence ATGCCGAGATACAAAAAACCAAGAAAATGCAATTGTCCATATGAAGGTCAGAGGGGAATGATTTATAAACCTATAGGCATTCCTATGACCGAACTCCAACATATTACAATCTACCGTGACGAACTCGAGGCAATGCGTTTATGTGATTTGCTTGATATGACTCAGGAAACTGCTGGAAACAAAATGGGCATATCGAGAGGCACTGTGCAGAGGCTTCTTTCAAGTGCAAGAAAAAAGATTATAAAGGCTGTAGCAGAACGCAAGGCATTATGTATTGAAAAAGAAGAAAACACAAAACCTACCTGA
- a CDS encoding DUF302 domain-containing protein: MQYANLYKAETLKSINRFVKDLGTAAKKRGFIIHNEDKMEMAHSFGKHGVKVAEGFDLHMIQICKPEKAAKSLSKNLERAILMPKFVMTFTKDGKTQIRFLSYGKDLIKILVDDPEFPDSLEETYKNIIAMIEEAK, translated from the coding sequence ATGCAATACGCTAATCTATATAAGGCTGAGACATTAAAATCTATAAATAGGTTTGTAAAAGATTTAGGCACAGCAGCAAAAAAGCGTGGCTTTATAATCCATAATGAGGATAAGATGGAGATGGCTCACTCTTTTGGGAAACACGGAGTAAAAGTGGCTGAAGGCTTTGATCTGCATATGATACAGATATGTAAACCAGAAAAGGCTGCGAAGAGTCTAAGTAAAAATTTAGAAAGGGCAATATTGATGCCCAAATTTGTTATGACATTCACAAAGGATGGTAAAACACAAATAAGATTTTTGAGTTATGGCAAGGACTTGATAAAAATCCTTGTTGATGATCCTGAGTTTCCTGACTCACTGGAGGAGACATATAAAAATATAATAGCAATGATTGAAGAGGCAAAATAA
- a CDS encoding DHA2 family efflux MFS transporter permease subunit: MNKWLVALTVMLPTLIEIVDTSVVNVALDHIRGSLSAGIDESTWTITSYLVSNAIIIPMTGWLSRVFGRKRYLIFSITLFTVSSFLCGSAWNLQSLVFFRVLQGIGGGALQPLSQSILLETFPPYQHGMAMAIFGVGIMFGPIIGPLLGGWITDNWSWHWIFYINIPIGVISILMTIFFIIDPPYMKRVKMKIDYWGLALLAIGLGCLQIVLDKGEREDWFASGFIVTLSIISAISLVLFIVVEMFTEQPIVNIRVFKNISFTTGSIVMFFGFFNLFASIVLLPIYLQTLMGYTATLSGWVLGPGGIATMITLIITGRLMTWINPKILLSTGIIVCAYAVYLMSHFNLYADFYTISIPRIVLGIGMGFFFVPLTTLTMSGIKKEDMGNAAAVYNLLRNLGGSFGVAFVTTILSQKSQFHQFRLIEHLTPFDRNYQIATEHTAQIMNYKGLSESLQDYAFIYRELLRQASMMSFNDAFYLTSIIMICILPLVLLMKKGRGGAPSAMH, encoded by the coding sequence ATGAACAAATGGCTTGTTGCATTAACTGTGATGCTTCCTACTCTTATTGAGATAGTGGATACTTCTGTTGTTAATGTTGCCCTTGATCATATAAGAGGCAGCCTCTCAGCAGGAATAGATGAATCTACATGGACAATAACATCCTATCTTGTATCCAATGCAATTATAATTCCTATGACAGGCTGGTTAAGTAGGGTATTTGGCAGAAAGCGCTACCTGATATTTTCTATAACATTATTTACTGTTAGCTCTTTTTTGTGTGGCTCTGCATGGAATCTTCAGAGCCTTGTCTTTTTTAGGGTCTTGCAAGGTATTGGCGGCGGTGCGCTTCAACCATTATCACAATCTATTCTTTTGGAAACATTCCCTCCTTATCAGCATGGTATGGCAATGGCGATATTTGGCGTTGGAATAATGTTTGGTCCTATTATTGGCCCTCTTCTTGGTGGGTGGATTACAGACAATTGGTCATGGCATTGGATATTCTATATAAATATCCCAATAGGGGTGATCTCAATACTAATGACCATATTTTTTATCATAGATCCACCATATATGAAGAGGGTGAAGATGAAGATAGACTATTGGGGACTTGCGCTTCTTGCCATTGGACTTGGATGCCTCCAAATAGTTCTTGATAAAGGAGAGAGGGAAGACTGGTTTGCATCTGGATTTATTGTAACATTGAGCATTATATCTGCAATTTCGCTTGTTCTTTTCATAGTTGTGGAGATGTTTACAGAACAACCGATTGTAAACATTAGGGTCTTTAAAAATATCTCTTTCACAACAGGAAGTATTGTGATGTTTTTTGGTTTTTTCAATCTTTTTGCAAGCATTGTGCTCTTGCCTATATATTTGCAGACGCTTATGGGATATACAGCAACACTATCAGGTTGGGTGCTTGGTCCGGGCGGTATTGCAACAATGATAACGCTTATTATTACTGGAAGGCTTATGACATGGATTAATCCCAAGATACTTTTATCAACTGGGATTATAGTTTGTGCGTATGCTGTATATTTGATGTCTCACTTTAATCTTTATGCTGACTTTTACACTATTTCTATACCAAGAATAGTACTTGGTATAGGAATGGGATTCTTTTTTGTTCCTCTTACTACACTCACGATGTCTGGTATTAAGAAGGAGGACATGGGTAATGCTGCTGCTGTATATAATCTCTTAAGAAATTTAGGCGGTAGTTTTGGTGTTGCCTTTGTGACCACAATATTATCGCAGAAATCCCAGTTTCATCAATTTAGGCTTATTGAACACCTCACGCCTTTTGATAGAAACTACCAGATTGCTACTGAACACACAGCACAGATTATGAATTACAAAGGTCTGTCCGAGTCTCTTCAGGATTATGCATTTATTTATAGAGAATTATTAAGGCAGGCATCAATGATGTCATTTAACGACGCCTTTTATCTGACAAGCATTATAATGATCTGCATTTTACCTCTTGTGCTACTTATGAAAAAGGGCAGAGGCGGTGCACCATCAGCAATGCATTAA
- a CDS encoding heavy metal translocating P-type ATPase, translating into MPNKIDIPITGMTCAACAAAIEKALPKIEGIKSAVVNFGAERATVEFANPENPIPLHAIIDVIKDEGYGVSVVKMDFAVKGMTCAACVGAVERALKGLYGVIDVTVNLAAEKATVEYIPTIVGFEDFKKTVREAGYTALQITEEFIDKEQIQREKELRALKRQFIVSAILTVPVIIGSMLTIPILSSRYLLFLLATPVQFWSGMRFHRAALMALKHRTSNMNTLISVGTTSAYIYSLFATFMPQLFFKGGIIPHVYFDTSATIITLILLGRMLEARAKGKTSEAIRKLMGLQVKTATVLRDGIEKEVPVEELMIGDIVIVRPGERIPVDGEVVDGYSTVDESMLTGESLPVEKLNGDKVFGGTVNKAGSFKLKALKIGKETALAQIIRLVEEAQGSKAPIQRLADKVASIFVPTVIGIAIVTFFVWFVFAPKPSFTIALMNFIAVLIIACPCALGLATPTAIMVGTGKGAERGILIRDAEALELSHKIQAVILDKTGTITKGEPEVVEVIVLNEIEKQRSEDTETRFADSPIHHALQIAASAEKLSEHPLGQAIVRKAVENGLEIFEPIEFVAVPGGGIKAKMRQLSNIGGKSNDVAHTVPDVVFIGNESMMQGEGINISTVKTLSDKISSEAKTPVFMSVNNEIKAVFSIADTIKEGSIEAIGLLKSMGIEIIMLTGDHQNTAGAIAAQVGIKRFFAEVLPDQKVEVVRKIKSEGKITAMVGDGINDAPALAEADVGIAMGTGTDIAIEASDITLIKGNLKSVVDAIKLSKLTIKTIKQNLFWAFFYNVVGIPIAAGLLYPFGGPLLNPMIASAAMAFSSVSVVSNSLRLKRKVL; encoded by the coding sequence ATGCCTAATAAAATAGATATACCTATTACTGGAATGACATGTGCTGCATGTGCTGCTGCTATTGAAAAGGCACTGCCAAAGATAGAAGGAATAAAAAGTGCTGTGGTAAATTTTGGAGCAGAGAGGGCAACTGTAGAATTTGCAAATCCTGAAAACCCTATTCCCTTACATGCCATAATTGATGTAATAAAAGATGAAGGCTATGGTGTGTCTGTCGTTAAAATGGACTTTGCTGTAAAGGGGATGACATGCGCTGCATGTGTTGGGGCAGTAGAAAGGGCATTGAAGGGGCTTTATGGAGTAATTGATGTCACAGTTAATCTTGCTGCAGAAAAAGCTACTGTTGAGTATATCCCCACAATAGTTGGGTTTGAAGACTTCAAAAAAACGGTCAGGGAGGCAGGTTATACTGCTTTACAGATAACAGAAGAATTTATTGATAAAGAGCAGATACAAAGAGAAAAGGAACTCCGTGCATTAAAGAGACAATTCATTGTTAGTGCTATACTCACAGTGCCTGTTATTATTGGAAGCATGCTTACAATACCTATACTGTCAAGCAGGTATTTATTATTCCTTCTTGCAACTCCTGTACAGTTCTGGAGTGGCATGAGGTTTCACAGGGCAGCACTTATGGCTCTCAAACATCGTACATCCAATATGAATACACTTATAAGTGTTGGAACAACATCTGCATATATATATAGTCTCTTTGCTACTTTTATGCCGCAGTTATTTTTCAAGGGTGGCATAATCCCTCATGTATATTTTGATACATCTGCAACAATAATAACCCTTATTCTTCTTGGCAGAATGCTTGAGGCTCGTGCAAAAGGAAAAACATCAGAGGCTATAAGGAAGCTCATGGGACTTCAGGTAAAGACAGCTACTGTATTGAGAGATGGTATTGAAAAGGAAGTGCCTGTAGAAGAATTAATGATAGGGGACATAGTAATCGTCAGGCCAGGAGAAAGAATACCTGTTGATGGTGAGGTTGTAGATGGATATTCTACAGTGGATGAATCCATGCTTACAGGCGAGAGCCTGCCTGTGGAAAAATTAAATGGCGACAAGGTGTTTGGTGGCACTGTGAATAAAGCAGGCAGTTTCAAGCTCAAGGCATTAAAGATTGGTAAAGAGACAGCCCTTGCTCAGATAATAAGGCTTGTTGAAGAAGCGCAGGGCAGTAAAGCACCTATCCAGAGACTTGCAGATAAAGTTGCCTCCATATTTGTTCCAACTGTAATAGGTATTGCTATTGTTACCTTCTTTGTGTGGTTTGTCTTTGCTCCAAAGCCTTCATTTACCATTGCATTGATGAATTTTATTGCAGTTTTGATTATAGCCTGTCCGTGTGCATTAGGACTTGCTACACCAACAGCGATAATGGTTGGTACAGGTAAAGGGGCAGAGAGAGGTATTCTTATTAGAGATGCCGAGGCTCTGGAATTATCTCATAAGATTCAGGCTGTGATTTTAGACAAAACAGGAACTATAACAAAAGGTGAACCTGAGGTGGTGGAAGTTATAGTATTAAATGAAATAGAGAAACAAAGAAGCGAAGACACGGAGACACGATTTGCTGATTCACCAATTCACCACGCATTACAAATTGCTGCATCGGCTGAAAAACTGTCTGAGCATCCACTTGGTCAGGCAATTGTAAGGAAGGCGGTTGAGAATGGTCTTGAAATCTTTGAACCAATAGAATTTGTTGCTGTGCCGGGTGGCGGAATAAAGGCAAAAATGCGTCAGTTGTCAAACATCGGGGGTAAGTCTAACGATGTTGCACACACGGTGCCTGATGTTGTATTCATTGGCAATGAAAGTATGATGCAGGGTGAAGGTATAAATATCTCGACTGTAAAGACATTGTCTGATAAAATATCATCTGAGGCTAAAACACCTGTTTTTATGTCTGTAAATAATGAGATTAAAGCTGTCTTTTCCATTGCTGATACAATAAAGGAAGGCTCTATAGAGGCAATAGGATTACTTAAATCAATGGGTATAGAGATTATAATGCTTACAGGTGACCATCAGAATACTGCTGGTGCAATTGCTGCTCAGGTTGGAATTAAAAGATTTTTTGCTGAGGTTTTGCCTGATCAAAAGGTTGAGGTTGTGAGGAAGATAAAGTCAGAGGGTAAGATAACAGCAATGGTTGGTGATGGTATTAATGATGCACCAGCTCTCGCAGAGGCAGATGTAGGAATTGCTATGGGCACTGGCACTGATATAGCCATTGAGGCATCTGATATAACCTTAATTAAGGGAAATCTGAAAAGTGTAGTTGATGCCATTAAATTAAGTAAGCTTACAATTAAAACAATCAAGCAGAATTTATTCTGGGCATTTTTTTATAATGTAGTAGGAATTCCGATTGCAGCAGGTCTTCTCTATCCGTTTGGGGGACCACTGCTGAATCCAATGATTGCTTCAGCAGCAATGGCTTTTAGTTCTGTATCTGTTGTGAGTAATTCTTTGAGGCTTAAGCGTAAGGTATTATAA
- a CDS encoding nucleotidyltransferase family protein — protein MEKVISLKEIIDSINSLKEKIKTQYKAEVVGIFGSFVRGEEKKSSDIDILVEFNEDADLFDFVGLSIFLEEKLGRKVDVVPRDMVRPELKKRILKETVSV, from the coding sequence ATGGAGAAAGTAATATCATTAAAAGAAATAATAGATTCGATTAATTCTTTGAAAGAAAAAATTAAGACACAATATAAAGCAGAGGTAGTGGGCATATTTGGGTCTTTCGTTCGTGGCGAAGAGAAAAAATCAAGCGATATTGATATCCTTGTTGAGTTTAATGAAGATGCTGATCTTTTTGACTTTGTTGGCCTTTCTATCTTTCTTGAAGAAAAACTTGGTAGAAAGGTTGATGTAGTCCCTCGGGACATGGTTAGACCAGAGTTGAAGAAAAGAATATTAAAGGAGACCGTTTCTGTATGA
- a CDS encoding DUF86 domain-containing protein produces MRDPELLLKDILEAISAIEKFVEGVDFEGFKNNDEKTSAVIRKFEIIGEAVKGLPEDLKAKYPELPWREMAAFRDKLIHFYFGIKYELVWQTIKKRLSTLKQFIKDILDKG; encoded by the coding sequence ATGAGGGATCCAGAATTATTGCTCAAAGATATCCTTGAAGCTATTTCTGCAATTGAGAAATTTGTTGAGGGAGTTGATTTTGAAGGGTTTAAGAATAACGATGAAAAAACAAGCGCAGTAATCAGGAAGTTCGAAATCATTGGAGAAGCAGTCAAAGGTCTTCCTGAAGACCTAAAAGCAAAATATCCTGAGTTGCCATGGAGGGAGATGGCTGCTTTTAGAGATAAGTTGATACATTTTTATTTTGGTATAAAATATGAGTTGGTATGGCAGACTATTAAAAAACGTTTGTCTACACTAAAGCAATTTATAAAGGATATTCTTGATAAAGGATAA
- a CDS encoding TolC family protein: MKRIFIMLFAFTMVFTHFEKSFANSAIEEGSQKGHETFGRINRITISEGLKIAIENNRLIKIASHERDIFLEDTAVARSKLLPSINANISQTFLSRQPGAHMGAQQIYTSQRDYLSYGINAYQSIFAFGENTSRYEASKSFLEAKKLNINLVKNIVALDFINAYLDTLESEKLIAVAQKEVERLESHLNVARNMFSEGVITKNDLLQAQVRLSDARQHLLTLKNMRAVNASRINNILSRPLNSEIILEDVQIKSDSEAMSIEKAWTIAEKQRIEISIIEQELRAVDLEEGVKKSDYFPKFFVQGGYNYTENRYQLHEDNWSLILGANLNIFNGGNTKAEVSKVRFKRQKVLEQKNKLIDDIKLEVEKNYRDMKNADEKIRITKDAVEQAEENLRINKVRYEEGVGTATDVLDAITLLTTAETNYYRALYEFKKAEAGFMYAIGQDLASVYTERQR; encoded by the coding sequence ATGAAAAGGATTTTTATCATGCTGTTCGCATTTACAATGGTTTTCACACATTTTGAGAAATCTTTTGCTAACAGTGCTATAGAAGAGGGGTCTCAAAAAGGTCATGAGACTTTTGGGAGGATAAATCGTATAACTATCTCAGAAGGACTGAAGATCGCAATAGAAAACAATAGGCTAATAAAGATTGCATCCCACGAAAGAGATATATTTCTTGAAGACACAGCTGTTGCAAGGTCTAAATTACTTCCAAGCATTAATGCCAATATCAGCCAGACTTTTTTGTCCCGTCAACCTGGGGCTCATATGGGTGCACAGCAGATTTATACTTCACAGAGGGATTATCTATCATACGGCATTAATGCATACCAGAGCATATTTGCATTTGGAGAAAATACATCACGATACGAGGCATCAAAATCATTTCTTGAAGCAAAAAAACTCAATATAAATTTAGTGAAAAATATTGTTGCCCTTGACTTCATAAATGCGTATCTTGATACACTCGAATCTGAGAAATTGATAGCAGTTGCTCAAAAAGAGGTGGAGCGTCTTGAGTCACATTTAAATGTTGCTCGCAACATGTTTAGTGAAGGAGTTATTACAAAAAATGATCTACTTCAGGCGCAGGTGAGGCTTTCTGATGCAAGGCAACATCTTCTGACTTTAAAAAATATGAGGGCAGTTAATGCCTCGAGGATTAACAATATACTGTCAAGACCATTGAATTCAGAAATAATACTTGAGGATGTGCAGATTAAGTCAGACAGTGAAGCGATGTCAATAGAAAAGGCATGGACTATAGCAGAAAAACAGCGTATTGAAATAAGCATTATTGAGCAGGAATTGAGGGCAGTAGATCTGGAAGAGGGTGTGAAAAAGTCGGATTATTTCCCCAAATTCTTTGTGCAGGGTGGTTATAACTATACAGAAAATCGTTACCAATTACACGAGGATAACTGGTCGCTAATACTTGGTGCCAATCTTAATATATTCAATGGTGGAAATACAAAGGCTGAGGTATCAAAAGTTAGATTCAAAAGACAGAAAGTCCTGGAACAGAAAAATAAACTTATTGATGATATAAAACTTGAGGTTGAGAAGAATTATCGGGATATGAAAAACGCAGATGAAAAAATCAGGATAACAAAGGATGCTGTTGAGCAGGCTGAAGAAAATTTGAGGATTAATAAGGTCAGATATGAAGAAGGTGTTGGCACAGCAACTGATGTGCTTGATGCAATAACACTCCTTACAACGGCAGAGACAAATTATTATCGTGCCTTATATGAATTTAAAAAGGCAGAGGCAGGGTTTATGTATGCCATTGGCCAGGATTTGGCATCTGTATATACCGAGCGCCAGCGATAA
- a CDS encoding HlyD family secretion protein, with product MNEIKIVNNKRKKIAIIVFSVFVLISVLTLYFYLNYNATHITTDDAFVEGNIHTIASKVNGTVKMIYVKDNQSVKKGELLLEIDPVDYDVRVKEAAAILDAEKKKLLQSEIMIEASKKKLAEMNAYIEVARANLQLQDANIKQAEKDIKRAENLFKKDAISKERYEKTKTIYDVVTAQLKAAKEQLRQAEIAAETQKTAIKQAEVEKAILISSVRQKEALLDAAKLNYEYTKIYAPDDGYITKKSVEVGNQIKQGQPLMAVVPLRDVYVIANYKETQLQKIKPGQKVKIRVDTYPGRIFWGRVESIMAGTGAVFSLFPPENATGQFVKVVQRIPVKIVFDKDTDSEHVLRVGMSVVPTVIVEK from the coding sequence ATGAATGAAATAAAGATAGTCAATAACAAACGGAAAAAGATTGCAATCATTGTTTTCAGTGTATTTGTTCTTATAAGTGTATTAACACTATACTTTTATTTAAATTATAATGCCACGCACATTACAACAGACGATGCCTTTGTTGAGGGCAATATTCATACCATTGCATCTAAGGTCAACGGAACTGTGAAAATGATTTATGTAAAAGACAATCAGTCTGTTAAAAAAGGGGAGCTTCTTCTTGAAATAGACCCTGTTGATTATGATGTCAGGGTAAAGGAGGCAGCAGCAATTCTTGATGCAGAAAAGAAGAAACTTTTGCAATCCGAAATTATGATAGAGGCATCAAAGAAGAAACTGGCAGAGATGAATGCCTATATTGAAGTAGCAAGGGCAAATCTTCAACTCCAGGACGCAAACATCAAGCAGGCAGAAAAGGATATAAAGAGGGCAGAGAATCTTTTCAAAAAAGATGCTATTTCAAAGGAAAGATATGAGAAGACAAAGACAATATATGATGTAGTGACTGCCCAACTGAAGGCTGCAAAAGAACAGTTGAGACAGGCAGAGATTGCTGCAGAGACGCAAAAAACAGCTATAAAACAGGCAGAGGTTGAAAAGGCTATATTAATTTCTTCTGTAAGGCAGAAAGAGGCATTATTGGATGCAGCAAAGCTGAATTATGAATATACAAAGATATATGCACCTGATGACGGCTATATAACAAAAAAGTCTGTTGAGGTTGGCAATCAGATAAAGCAAGGACAGCCTTTGATGGCTGTCGTTCCTTTAAGAGATGTTTATGTTATCGCCAATTACAAAGAAACACAACTTCAAAAGATCAAACCTGGACAAAAAGTAAAGATAAGGGTTGATACATATCCGGGAAGGATCTTCTGGGGAAGGGTAGAAAGCATAATGGCAGGAACTGGCGCAGTTTTTTCACTCTTTCCTCCTGAAAATGCTACAGGGCAGTTTGTAAAGGTTGTGCAGAGGATACCTGTAAAGATAGTATTTGATAAAGATACAGACAGTGAGCATGTATTGCGAGTTGGTATGTCTGTTGTGCCGACAGTGATAGTAGAAAAATGA
- a CDS encoding TPM domain-containing protein encodes MCFVFSSLSFAVTPEPPSIPPNYVVDLAGVIRDDTEAQLNSYLRELEQKTTAQVVILTIQSLDGEDIEGFSMRIAEKWKLGQKGKDNGLLITIALKDRKYRFETGYGLEGILPDSLVGSIGRQYFVPYFKKGDYSTGIVRAVEAVVSVIAENHGVEISGMPKIDVRQQTPINKGRSIFNIAVSIFIFILVVYLFIRHPRLLLLFFLSSSMGGRRSGWSGGGGFGGGGFGGGGGGGFGGGGASGEW; translated from the coding sequence TTGTGTTTTGTCTTCAGTTCTTTATCTTTTGCTGTTACTCCAGAGCCGCCATCTATTCCACCAAATTATGTCGTTGACCTTGCAGGAGTGATCAGAGATGATACAGAGGCACAATTAAACTCATATCTGAGAGAGCTTGAGCAAAAGACAACGGCACAAGTTGTTATCCTTACAATTCAAAGCCTCGACGGAGAAGACATTGAAGGGTTTTCTATGAGGATTGCAGAAAAATGGAAACTCGGACAGAAAGGAAAGGATAATGGTCTTTTGATAACTATTGCATTAAAGGACAGGAAATACCGTTTTGAGACAGGTTATGGACTTGAGGGTATTTTACCCGACAGTCTTGTTGGCTCAATAGGCAGACAATATTTTGTGCCATACTTTAAAAAAGGTGATTACAGCACAGGTATTGTAAGAGCTGTTGAGGCTGTAGTTTCTGTGATAGCAGAAAATCATGGAGTTGAAATATCAGGGATGCCTAAAATTGATGTCAGACAGCAAACTCCGATTAACAAAGGACGCAGTATCTTTAATATAGCAGTTAGTATTTTTATTTTTATCCTGGTGGTGTATTTATTTATAAGGCATCCGAGGCTCCTTCTCCTGTTTTTTTTGAGTTCTTCTATGGGCGGCAGACGAAGCGGCTGGTCAGGAGGTGGTGGCTTTGGTGGAGGTGGATTCGGAGGTGGTGGAGGCGGTGGTTTTGGCGGAGGTGGTGCGTCAGGAGAATGGTAA
- a CDS encoding arsenic resistance protein, whose product MWNILLKISKNLVLAIPSMMVLGFIFGLYSKTAILKNLIVPFTFLMVYPMMVTLKIKKVLEGGDTKAQILTQAINFLIIPFIAFGIGKIFFSDKPYMALGLLLAALVPTSGMTISWTGFAKGNIEAAVKMTVIGLTLGSLATPFYVQFLMGAHVEVEIINVMKQIAFIVFLPMTTGYITQQLLIKKFGQKGFQERWAPRFPSLSTLGVLGIVFIAIALKARSIANSPQLLLYIFLPLLLLYAINFLLSTFIGKALLPRGDAIALVYGTVMRNLSIALAIAINAFGIAGSDAALVIAIAYIIQVQSAAWYVRFTDKVF is encoded by the coding sequence ATGTGGAATATCCTTTTGAAGATAAGTAAAAACCTTGTCTTAGCAATACCATCCATGATGGTTTTGGGCTTTATATTTGGTCTTTACTCAAAAACAGCTATTCTGAAAAATCTCATAGTGCCTTTTACATTTCTAATGGTCTATCCCATGATGGTAACACTAAAAATTAAAAAGGTCCTCGAAGGTGGTGACACAAAGGCACAGATATTAACCCAGGCAATAAACTTCCTTATTATTCCTTTTATTGCCTTTGGTATAGGAAAAATATTCTTTTCTGACAAACCATATATGGCACTCGGTCTTTTATTAGCTGCTCTTGTGCCAACAAGTGGAATGACAATATCATGGACGGGTTTTGCAAAAGGAAACATCGAGGCTGCTGTTAAAATGACGGTTATAGGACTAACACTCGGCTCTCTTGCAACGCCTTTTTATGTTCAGTTTTTGATGGGTGCCCATGTAGAGGTAGAAATAATAAATGTCATGAAACAGATTGCATTTATCGTGTTTCTTCCTATGACAACAGGTTATATAACCCAGCAATTATTAATAAAAAAATTTGGACAGAAAGGTTTTCAAGAAAGATGGGCTCCGAGATTTCCATCTCTGTCAACACTCGGGGTCCTTGGGATAGTATTCATAGCCATAGCCCTAAAAGCCAGATCAATAGCCAACTCTCCTCAGTTACTGCTTTATATCTTCTTGCCGCTTTTATTACTATATGCGATTAATTTTTTATTGAGCACATTTATAGGCAAAGCCCTTTTGCCAAGGGGTGATGCAATAGCCCTTGTTTACGGTACAGTAATGAGAAATCTCTCCATAGCCCTTGCAATAGCAATCAATGCCTTTGGTATTGCTGGTTCTGATGCAGCATTGGTAATAGCTATTGCATATATAATACAAGTTCAATCAGCAGCATGGTATGTGAGGTTTACAGATAAGGTCTTCTGA
- a CDS encoding NifB/NifX family molybdenum-iron cluster-binding protein, with product MKICFPVQKDEGLDSKVFNHFGSASMFLVIDTETDEVSVINNKDMHHMHGACNPIKALDGQKVDAIVVGGIGAGALSKLNQAGIRVYQAKASTVKDNIAVFMVHSLPEFMIQNCCSSHAVCRH from the coding sequence ATGAAGATATGTTTTCCGGTACAAAAAGATGAAGGTCTTGATAGTAAGGTATTTAACCATTTTGGCTCTGCATCAATGTTTCTTGTTATTGATACAGAAACAGATGAAGTGTCTGTAATCAACAACAAGGATATGCACCATATGCACGGGGCATGCAATCCAATTAAGGCTCTTGACGGACAAAAAGTAGATGCAATAGTTGTAGGGGGAATTGGTGCAGGTGCCTTATCTAAGCTCAATCAGGCAGGTATAAGGGTTTATCAGGCAAAGGCATCGACAGTGAAGGATAACATAGCAGTGTTTATGGTACATTCCCTTCCTGAGTTTATGATTCAAAATTGCTGCAGCAGCCACGCAGTTTGTAGACATTAA